The sequence TAGTCTCGCACCGTCTTTAACCCCAGGCGATCGAGCTTACCTCGCTGGATCGGAATCCCCCCAAGCTGGGAATAGAGCCATCCTAACCAGCGTCCTGCCCAGAGGGGAATGCCGCGATCGTAGATAAAGTGAGCATGGATGGGCGGTTTTAGCGCTACATTCCGTCGACGAGCAACCGCAGGCACTTGCTGAAATAGCAGCAACCCCAAGGCGAAGGGATCGTCTACACTGGGGTGACGAAAGGCCATCATGAAGCGAATGTTGCCTGCTTGGAAGCGTTGATAGAGATCCACCAAAATTTCAGTGTTGCGGGCATTGACCCGGGTAATGCTGGTATTCCAACGCATCCACAGGGGCAGTAGGCGCATTACAATCTGCACAACGAAGGGGTTAAGCTGTGGTGGAATAAACTGTAACGCGGGCTGGGCTTGAGTAATCGATCGTGGCAATGTCCCATCCTCCGTTAGCTGAAGCTAGTTAACTTTTTCAGTATTGCCAGCTTTTACCCATCCTTCTTGGTTGGTGCCAATTAACCGCACTCGAATCCATTCTCCGTCTGGACTTTGCTCTAAGACTGTCACCTGTTGGTTATAGTCAATTCCTCCTATGCGCGACGACCCCGGATTAGGGCTGTCTCGCAGCACTAGGCCGATTGGTTGAATCACCCGCGCTGTATAACCGTCTGTTGGCGATGCTGAGGGTGAGGGTGATGCTGAGGGTGAGGGTGATACTGAGGGTGATGGTCTTGCTGCTGCCTCGTTACCAAGGGTTGGTGATGCGGTCGCGGCTACTGGTTTGGCA is a genomic window of Cyanobacteriota bacterium containing:
- a CDS encoding SH3 domain-containing protein, with translation MKTLSNILSFIVGVLLAVALMTLAGAMTARYFITKLTALPPKPTFAKASTPPKPTTTTAPAASSPKASPSPSAKPVAATASPTLGNEAAARPSPSVSPSPSASPSPSASPTDGYTARVIQPIGLVLRDSPNPGSSRIGGIDYNQQVTVLEQSPDGEWIRVRLIGTNQEGWVKAGNTEKVN